From the Lathyrus oleraceus cultivar Zhongwan6 chromosome 4, CAAS_Psat_ZW6_1.0, whole genome shotgun sequence genome, one window contains:
- the LOC127074305 gene encoding uncharacterized protein LOC127074305, translating into MASCISNSLSLQGRKRSPNCLFGWNIGRKRGGNDDKPQIKYHDIDLTFSTSLVSKTFLKGKELKCCYRATIDGFSATSFHQCCDFKGPCVIIGYTNNSFKFGAFNPEGYRSTDDYYDTFDAFLFYWIENKNEPIILPKVGGSGAALFDYARGGPQFGADGLLIGPPLAPVMGGFAGPDTNSGVGDLTQAKSRLGLSYAKREDGKESIFGDESRVTIQEVEVFCSPKIASLY; encoded by the exons ATGGCATCTTGTATATCAAACTCTCTATCACTCCAAGGGAGGAAGAGAAGCCCAAATTGCTTATTTGGTTGGAACATAGGCAGAAAGAGAGGTGGTAATGATGACAAACCTCAGATTAAATACCATGATATTGATCTCACTTTCTCAACTTCTCTGGTTTCCAAAACATTTTTGAAAG GTAAGGAACTAAAATGCTGCTATAGGGCAACAATTGATGGATTTAGTGCAACAAGTTTCCACCAATGTTGTGACTTTAAAGGACCATGTGTAATAATAGGCTACACAAACAACTCTTTCAAGTTTGGTGCATTTAACCCTGAAGGATATAGAAGCACAGATGATTACTATGACACATTTGATGCATTTCTATTTTATTGGATAGAAAATAAAAACGAGCCCATCATTTTGCCTAAGGTTGGTGGAAGTGGTGCAGCTTTGTTTGATTATGCTCGCGGCGGGCCACAGTTCGGGGCTGACGGGCTTCTCATCGGGCCCCCGTTAGCACCGGTTATGGGTGGTTTTGCTGGGCCTGACACTAATTCTGGTGTTGGTGATTTAACACAAGCTAAGTCTAGATTGGGATTGTCTTATGCTAAAAGGGAAGATGGCAAGGAGTCTATCTTTGGTGATGAGTCAAGAGTAACTATTCAAGAAGTTGAAGTGTTTTGTAGCCCTAAAATTGCAAGCTTATATTAG
- the LOC127074304 gene encoding aluminum-activated malate transporter 12, producing the protein MVPKVHSDLQMSMAGNESGQKIESWKKYMHVFGERLIRFPCLAWNTIWKVGCDDPRRLIHAFKVGLSLTLVSLLYVLEPLFQGIGQNAIWAVMTVVVVFEFTAGATLCKGLNRGLGTLLAGLMAFLLDYIANASGHILQAVSIAVAVLIIGAAATYIRFIPSIKKNYDYGVVIFLLTFNLLTVSSYRVDHVFKLAHDRFYTIAIGCAVCLVMSLFVFPNWSGEDLHHSTAFKLDGLAKSIEACVDEYFYGQVDFSGDVKSSEDPIYKGYKAVLDSKTTDETLALHASWEPRYFRYCHKFPSQQYVKVGAVLRQFGYTVVALHGCLRTEIQTPQSVRVLFKDPCIRLAAEVSKVLIELANSIRSRRHCSPEILSDHLHEALQDLNTAIKSQPRLFLSSKDIQANNMLATIAAAQAGATEQITKHGKASLPSVKTDSSALLDWKTKRLSAEQTKDVEQLPERKVLRKQMSKIAITSLEFSEALPFAAFASLLVETVAKLDLIIDEVEELGRLACFKEYRHGDEFFDSSEKPRVDVLENHLPSHGGE; encoded by the exons ATGGTTCCTAAAGTTCATAGTGATCTTCAAATGAGTATGGCTGGGAATGAGAGTGGCCAAAAGATTGAGAGCTGGAAGAAATATATGCATGTTTTTGGGGAGAGGCTTATAAGGTTTCCTTGTTTGGCTTGGAACACTATATGGAAAGTGGGATGTGATGATCCAAGAAGGTTGATACATGCATTCAAAGTTGGTTTATCTCTTACTCTTGTATCATTGCTTTATGTTTTGGAGCCACTCTTTCAAGGGATTGGCCAAAATGCTATTTGGGCTGTCATGACCGTCGTCGTGGTTTTCGAGTTCACCGCAG GGGCAACATTATGCAAAGGGTTGAATAGAGGATTGGGGACACTATTAGCAGGATTAATGGCATTCCTTCTAGATTATATTGCAAATGCATCTGGTCATATACTTCAAGCTGTTTCCATTGCTGTTGCAGTTTTGATAATAG GAGCTGCAGCCACATATATTAGGTTCATTCCTTCTATAAAGAAGAATTATGATTATGGTGTGGTTATATTTCTCTTAACCTTCAACTTGTTAACGGTTTCGAGTTATCGGGTTGATCACGTCTTCAAACTCGCACATGACCGCTTCTACACCATAGCCATAGGCTGTGCTGTTTGTCTTGTGATGAGCCTTTTCGTCTTTCCGAATTGGTCGGGGGAAGATTTACATCATTCCACTGCTTTCAAACTCGACGGCCTAGCCAAATCTATAGAAG CTTGTGTCGATGAATATTTCTATGGGCAAGTTGATTTTTCTGGTGATGTAAAATCCTCAGAAGATCCAATATACAAAGGTTATAAGGCAGTTTTGGATTCAAAAACCACCGATGAAACATTG GCATTACATGCTAGTTGGGAGCCAAGATATTTTAGGTATTGTCACAAATTTCCGTCACAACAGTATGTAAAAGTCGGCGCTGTTCTTCGTCAATTTGGATATACAGTAGTAGCTCTACATGGCTGTTTGAGAACAGAAATTCAG ACACCGCAATCTGTTCGAGTTCTATTCAAGGATCCTTGCATAAGACTAGCCGCAGAGGTGTCAAAAGTACTGATAGAACTTGCCAACAGCATAAGAAGTCGACGCCATTGCTCACCAGAAATACTCTCTGATCATCTTCATGAAGCATTACAAGACCTCAACACCGCGATAAAATCACAGCCACGGCTCTTCTTAAGCTCGAAAGACATCCAAGCTAATAACATGCTGGCAACCATAGCTGCTGCACAAGCAGGAGCAACAGAACAGATCACAAAACATGGAAAAGCCTCATTGCCAAGTGTTAAAACAGATTCTTCAGCTTTGTTAGATTGGAAAACCAAAAGGCTATCTGCTGAGCAGACTAAGGATGTAGAACAATTACCGGAACGTAAGGTGTTGAGAAAACAGATGAGTAAAATTGCTATTACTAGTCTTGAGTTTTCTGAAGCATTGCCTTTCGCTGCTTTTGCTTCTTTGCTTGTGGAAACGGTGGCGAAACTGGATTTGATCATCGATGAAGTTGAAGAACTTGGGAGGTTGGCGTGTTTCAAAGAGTATAGACATGGTGATGAGTTTTTTGATAGTAGTGAGAAACCAAGAGTTGATGTGTTGGAGAATCATTTACCTTCTCATGGTGGAGAATGA